One region of bacterium genomic DNA includes:
- a CDS encoding exodeoxyribonuclease VII small subunit: protein MATAKPEKFEASLQRLEDLVQKLEDGDLPLEDSLKVFEEGMALVKSCERRLNEAQKKVEILTKDGKTKDFEVEE from the coding sequence GTGGCAACGGCAAAACCTGAAAAGTTCGAGGCGTCCCTCCAGAGGCTCGAGGACCTGGTCCAGAAGCTTGAGGACGGCGATCTGCCCTTGGAGGATTCGCTCAAGGTCTTTGAAGAGGGCATGGCGCTCGTCAAGTCGTGCGAAAGGCGTTTGAACGAGGCCCAAAAGAAGGTCGAAATCCTCACGAAGGACGGGAAGACCAAGGATTTCGAGGTGGAAGAGTGA
- a CDS encoding tetratricopeptide repeat protein: MGDFVLKARRRAAVFAILAILATGAVSGCASTGPRGSRKEAAAPKGRDASYYYLLAEMETRRNRPAKALAYVEESIEKDPDSPRLWYKKAFLEAALGDLKKAEEDVRQSLAFDPDDRDANVLLGKICQSQDRRAEAISAYKKALRPDPVLPPSEEANVLLIETYVADKQPGAALSLTQSWQRQDADNVLPVFYEAWLYQNFIKNAAKAVAAYERVIEIDPSNVKALSALAEIYVERKDEKKALETFGRLESLAPGDANLKLKTAIIYYEQKQYDRAVEKFRDVLREYPGDERIIYYMGVIEENLKHDDEARAEFEKILPASTFYKDARLHMAFLKLRKGDAAGAQEIMEDAIRRKPAVGPFYEYLAEIHRDRGEYGPAIDVLRRGLKKSPEKESLWYNLGMAYDKAGRFPDMVSAMREVLKLNPQNASALNYLGYSYADRGENLDEALELLKKAVALKPGDGFITDSLGWVHFRRGEWELALSAIQRAYGMVPNEPTITEHLGDVWLKKGDRGKALKYFREAAALLQKKGKDDAEAAKELERVRQKISGLGA, translated from the coding sequence GTGGGGGATTTCGTTCTCAAAGCGCGACGCCGCGCGGCGGTCTTTGCGATCTTGGCGATCTTGGCGACCGGCGCCGTGTCGGGCTGCGCGTCGACCGGCCCGAGGGGATCGCGCAAGGAGGCCGCCGCCCCCAAGGGCAGGGACGCGTCCTATTATTACCTCCTCGCGGAGATGGAGACCCGGCGGAACCGTCCCGCCAAGGCGCTCGCCTACGTCGAAGAGTCCATCGAAAAGGACCCCGACTCGCCCCGGCTTTGGTACAAGAAGGCCTTTCTCGAGGCCGCCCTGGGGGACTTGAAGAAGGCCGAAGAGGACGTCCGGCAGTCGCTGGCGTTCGACCCGGACGACCGGGACGCCAACGTCCTGCTCGGCAAGATTTGCCAATCCCAAGACCGGCGCGCGGAGGCCATCAGCGCCTACAAGAAGGCCCTCCGCCCGGATCCCGTGTTGCCTCCCTCGGAGGAGGCCAACGTGCTGCTGATCGAGACCTACGTGGCCGACAAACAACCGGGCGCGGCCCTGAGCCTCACCCAGTCCTGGCAGAGACAGGACGCGGACAACGTCCTGCCCGTCTTTTACGAGGCATGGCTCTATCAGAACTTCATCAAGAACGCGGCGAAAGCCGTCGCCGCCTATGAGCGTGTGATCGAGATCGACCCGTCCAACGTCAAGGCCCTTTCCGCCCTGGCGGAGATTTACGTCGAGAGGAAGGACGAGAAAAAGGCGCTGGAAACCTTCGGCCGGCTCGAATCGCTCGCGCCCGGCGACGCCAACTTGAAGCTCAAGACTGCCATCATTTACTACGAGCAGAAACAGTACGATCGCGCCGTCGAGAAATTCCGGGACGTGCTCCGCGAATATCCCGGCGACGAGCGCATCATCTATTACATGGGCGTCATCGAGGAGAACCTCAAGCACGACGACGAGGCGAGGGCGGAGTTCGAAAAAATCCTGCCGGCTTCGACCTTCTACAAGGACGCCCGGTTGCACATGGCCTTCTTGAAGCTCCGCAAGGGCGACGCCGCGGGCGCCCAGGAGATCATGGAGGACGCCATCCGGCGGAAGCCCGCCGTCGGGCCGTTCTACGAGTACCTGGCGGAGATCCACCGCGACCGGGGGGAATACGGCCCCGCGATCGACGTCCTCCGCCGCGGCCTGAAGAAGAGCCCGGAGAAGGAGTCCCTCTGGTACAACCTGGGGATGGCTTACGACAAGGCCGGCCGCTTTCCCGACATGGTGAGCGCGATGCGCGAAGTGTTGAAGCTCAACCCGCAGAACGCCAGCGCCCTGAACTACCTGGGCTACTCCTACGCCGACCGGGGCGAGAACCTGGACGAGGCCCTGGAGCTCTTGAAAAAGGCCGTCGCGCTCAAACCGGGCGACGGATTCATCACCGACAGTCTGGGCTGGGTGCATTTCCGCCGCGGGGAGTGGGAGCTGGCGCTTTCCGCCATCCAGCGGGCCTACGGGATGGTGCCGAATGAACCGACCATCACCGAACACCTGGGAGACGTCTGGTTGAAGAAGGGCGATCGCGGCAAGGCGCTCAAGTATTTTCGGGAGGCTGCGGCCCTCCTTCAAAAGAAGGGAAAGGACGACGCGGAGGCGGCGAAGGAACTGGAAAGGGTGAGGCAAAAGATTTCGGGGCTGGGCGCGTGA
- a CDS encoding ABC transporter permease, which produces MTTYLLKRFLLIIPTFLGITLVTFLIIQLAPGNPVSLKIQQLGGEGIKAESVSREVIEATKKLYGLDQPFHVQYGRWLKRIVTLDFGDSYKDHRPVLDKIKDALPVTLLLNVLSILIVYLISVPLGIYSALHPSSLWDRVMTLGLFLLYSLPSFWVAMLLIIYLGGGDYLDLFPIVGLTAIGHGQLPWWGRIGDVVWHLVLPVTVLTYGGLAFLSRFSRAQILEVIRQDYIRTARAKGVPERTVVFKHALRNALIPFITLVGTLLPAMIGGSVIVEQIFSIPGMGNLGFEAVLSRDYPTVMAIAAIEALLTLVSLLISDILYVFVDPRISFEKI; this is translated from the coding sequence ATGACGACTTATCTTCTTAAACGGTTCTTGCTCATCATCCCGACCTTCCTGGGGATCACGCTCGTCACGTTCCTCATCATCCAGCTCGCGCCCGGCAATCCCGTCTCCCTCAAGATCCAGCAGCTGGGCGGGGAGGGGATCAAGGCGGAGTCGGTGTCGCGGGAGGTCATCGAGGCGACGAAAAAACTCTACGGCCTCGACCAGCCGTTCCACGTCCAGTACGGGCGCTGGCTCAAGCGGATCGTGACGCTCGACTTCGGGGACTCCTACAAGGACCACCGGCCGGTCCTGGACAAGATCAAGGACGCCCTGCCCGTGACGCTCCTTCTGAACGTCCTCTCGATCCTCATCGTCTATCTCATCTCGGTCCCGTTGGGGATCTACTCCGCCTTGCATCCGTCGAGCCTTTGGGACCGCGTGATGACGCTCGGTCTTTTTCTCCTGTACTCGCTCCCGTCCTTCTGGGTCGCCATGCTTCTCATCATTTATTTGGGCGGAGGCGATTACCTGGATCTCTTCCCCATCGTGGGGCTCACCGCCATCGGGCACGGACAGCTCCCGTGGTGGGGCCGGATCGGGGACGTGGTCTGGCACCTCGTCCTTCCGGTGACCGTCTTGACGTATGGGGGGCTCGCCTTTCTCTCGCGGTTCTCCCGGGCCCAGATCCTGGAGGTGATCCGCCAGGACTACATCCGGACGGCGCGCGCCAAGGGGGTTCCGGAGCGGACGGTCGTCTTCAAGCACGCCCTCCGGAACGCCCTCATCCCGTTCATCACGCTGGTGGGCACGCTCCTCCCCGCGATGATCGGCGGGAGCGTCATCGTGGAGCAGATCTTTTCGATCCCGGGCATGGGCAATCTGGGCTTCGAGGCGGTCTTGTCCCGCGATTATCCGACCGTGAT
- a CDS encoding biosynthetic peptidoglycan transglycosylase, with translation MTLRRLRNAALLFAVLGAVIFPLWLWLASPDPSALVHADPETTGFIRQRCPQGGPGCSPRWTPLKDMSPFIPQAVVLAEDIRFFRHGGLDLQNLWTALTINWRKGTVVWGGSTITQQLAKNLYLGPEKTAARKFREIVLTLKLERSLSKDRILEIYLNVAQWGPSLFGIANASERYFGKTPAELGPLEASYLASILPNPEHAEEPAWRDKFREAGVRLFDTLFNDHLSSIREPRRRETCRDRLAAADAQQLDYLIAKAFDRFPRALRKDGGEAIPFETFSKILSPDEWALAQGLLRPEDRVSGDRALLALVVIRQNGHCADAPEE, from the coding sequence GTGACGCTCAGGCGGCTCCGGAACGCGGCCCTCCTTTTCGCCGTCCTCGGCGCGGTGATCTTCCCGCTCTGGCTCTGGCTCGCGTCACCCGATCCGTCGGCCCTGGTCCACGCCGATCCCGAAACGACGGGCTTCATCCGGCAACGATGCCCCCAGGGTGGCCCCGGTTGCTCGCCGCGCTGGACGCCCCTCAAGGACATGTCTCCATTCATCCCCCAGGCCGTCGTGCTGGCCGAGGACATCCGGTTCTTCCGCCACGGAGGGCTGGATCTCCAGAACCTCTGGACCGCCTTGACGATCAACTGGAGGAAAGGAACCGTCGTCTGGGGCGGGAGCACCATCACGCAACAGTTGGCGAAGAACCTTTACCTGGGCCCCGAAAAAACGGCGGCGCGGAAGTTCCGGGAGATCGTCCTGACGCTCAAACTCGAAAGAAGCCTCTCGAAGGACCGGATTCTGGAGATCTACCTGAACGTCGCTCAATGGGGTCCCTCGCTCTTCGGGATCGCGAACGCCTCGGAACGTTATTTCGGCAAGACCCCGGCGGAACTGGGACCGCTGGAGGCGAGCTACCTGGCCTCCATCCTCCCCAACCCCGAACACGCCGAGGAGCCGGCCTGGAGGGATAAATTCAGGGAGGCGGGAGTCCGCCTTTTCGACACGCTCTTCAACGACCATCTCTCTTCGATCCGGGAACCACGCCGGCGGGAAACCTGCCGGGACCGTCTGGCGGCGGCAGACGCTCAGCAGCTGGATTACTTGATCGCCAAGGCTTTTGACCGATTCCCCCGGGCCTTAAGGAAGGACGGCGGGGAGGCGATCCCCTTCGAGACTTTTTCCAAGATTCTCTCGCCCGACGAATGGGCGTTGGCGCAGGGCCTTCTCCGCCCCGAAGACCGCGTGTCCGGCGACAGGGCCCTCCTGGCCCTGGTGGTCATCCGTCAGAACGGCCACTGTGCGGACGCCCCAGAAGAATGA
- a CDS encoding farnesyl diphosphate synthase, with the protein MIALKAYMDEKRKKTDAFMDAHFRLSADDQPKFGHVYEAMRYSLLAGGKRVRPVLCLAAHEACGGPADDPAALAVASALELIHTYSLIHDDLPAMDNDDLRRGRPTNHKVFGEAMAILAGDSLLTEAFLMIARASAGGADPAVLLEISGDIAEASGARGMAGGQVLDLESEKKKISRQELETVHRHKTGCLILVSVTSGAKLAGADAAKLAAMRAYGENVGLAFQIADDILDVEGGAEEMGKATGGDARKEKSTYPSMLGLPESKRLAQEAMQKAVDALKGFDQRADPLRELARFIVNRKS; encoded by the coding sequence GTGATCGCCTTGAAGGCCTACATGGATGAGAAGCGGAAGAAGACCGATGCCTTTATGGACGCGCATTTTAGGCTCTCGGCGGACGATCAGCCCAAGTTCGGGCACGTTTACGAGGCCATGAGGTACAGCCTTCTCGCCGGAGGAAAACGCGTCCGTCCCGTTCTCTGCCTGGCCGCCCACGAGGCCTGCGGAGGGCCGGCCGACGATCCCGCGGCCCTTGCGGTCGCCTCCGCGTTGGAACTCATTCACACCTACTCGCTCATCCACGACGACTTGCCGGCGATGGACAACGACGACCTGCGCCGCGGGAGGCCGACCAACCACAAGGTCTTCGGCGAGGCCATGGCGATCCTGGCCGGCGATTCGCTGCTGACCGAAGCCTTTCTGATGATCGCCCGGGCGTCCGCCGGGGGTGCCGATCCCGCGGTGCTCCTGGAGATCTCGGGGGACATCGCCGAGGCCTCCGGGGCGCGGGGCATGGCGGGCGGCCAGGTCCTGGACCTTGAGTCCGAGAAGAAGAAGATCAGCCGCCAGGAGCTTGAGACGGTGCACCGTCACAAGACCGGTTGCCTGATTTTGGTGTCGGTCACGTCCGGGGCCAAGCTGGCCGGAGCAGACGCCGCGAAGCTGGCCGCCATGCGGGCCTACGGTGAAAACGTCGGTCTCGCCTTTCAGATCGCGGACGACATCCTGGACGTCGAGGGCGGGGCCGAGGAGATGGGCAAGGCGACCGGCGGCGACGCCCGGAAGGAGAAGTCGACGTATCCGTCGATGTTGGGACTCCCCGAATCCAAGCGTCTCGCCCAAGAGGCCATGCAGAAGGCCGTCGATGCCTTGAAGGGATTCGATCAGCGGGCCGACCCCTTGCGCGAGTTGGCCCGTTTCATCGTCAACCGGAAGTCGTGA
- a CDS encoding peptide-binding protein, with amino-acid sequence MRNLFRINIFVILIGFGACAVTVPKDPETLVWHLGAEPDLLNPITSTDAYASRIEGFLYDSLIERDNQTLEWKPKMAERWEVSPDKLKFTFYIRPGIRWQDGHPVTADDVVYSYERIMDPKVDAPHLRVYYQDLEKVEKIDDLTVRFTYKKPYFLALEFSGGIPIVPKHLFDNGEDFNKHHLNRAPVGNGPYKFVSWETGKKIVLERNEEYWGRSVGPEIAKVPDIKKISFEIVAEDTVALQILKKGELDFAGLRPIQWVRQTDTPHFKKLFNKYQFYTPSYSFIGWNMRRPFFSDARVRKAMTMLVNRYAILEELNFGLGRVVSGPFYFESKSYDQAISPLPYDPEAARKLLAGAGWKDTDGDGLLDKDGRAFRFEFLIPSGRRFAERLASILKEDLKKVGIDMEIRKIEWAVFIKNLDDRQFDAVTLSWTFGIDQDPYQVWHSTQTEKGSNFVGFQNEEADRLIEEGRVEFDRDKREAMYRRLHAIIAESQPYTFLFSSPNLVALHKRFENVKVYPAGMDTLEWKVNKGFVAEP; translated from the coding sequence ATGCGGAACCTGTTTCGGATTAACATTTTTGTCATCCTGATCGGCTTCGGCGCCTGTGCCGTGACGGTGCCCAAGGACCCCGAGACCCTCGTCTGGCACCTGGGCGCCGAGCCGGACCTGCTGAACCCCATCACCTCGACCGACGCCTACGCCTCGCGGATCGAGGGCTTCCTCTACGACTCGCTGATCGAGCGCGACAACCAGACGCTCGAGTGGAAGCCCAAGATGGCCGAGCGCTGGGAGGTCTCGCCCGACAAGCTCAAGTTTACGTTCTACATCAGGCCCGGCATCCGTTGGCAGGACGGTCATCCGGTCACAGCGGACGACGTCGTCTACTCCTACGAACGCATCATGGACCCGAAGGTCGACGCCCCGCACCTGCGCGTCTATTACCAGGACCTCGAAAAGGTCGAGAAGATCGACGACCTCACGGTCCGCTTCACCTACAAGAAGCCGTATTTTCTGGCCCTCGAATTCTCCGGCGGGATTCCGATCGTTCCCAAGCATCTCTTCGACAACGGCGAGGACTTTAACAAACATCATCTGAATCGCGCCCCGGTGGGCAACGGCCCTTACAAATTCGTCTCCTGGGAGACCGGCAAGAAGATCGTTCTCGAGCGGAACGAGGAATATTGGGGCCGTTCCGTGGGCCCGGAAATCGCGAAAGTGCCGGACATCAAGAAGATCAGCTTCGAGATCGTCGCCGAAGACACGGTGGCCCTGCAGATCTTGAAGAAGGGCGAGCTCGACTTCGCGGGACTCCGGCCCATCCAGTGGGTGAGGCAGACGGACACGCCGCATTTCAAGAAGCTCTTCAACAAGTACCAGTTCTATACGCCGAGCTACAGCTTCATCGGCTGGAACATGCGGCGCCCGTTCTTTTCCGACGCGCGCGTCCGAAAGGCGATGACGATGCTGGTCAACCGGTACGCCATTTTGGAGGAGCTCAATTTCGGGCTGGGCCGCGTCGTCTCCGGCCCTTTTTATTTTGAGTCGAAATCCTACGACCAGGCCATTTCGCCCCTTCCTTATGATCCGGAGGCCGCGAGAAAACTCCTCGCCGGGGCCGGATGGAAAGACACCGACGGGGACGGACTTCTGGACAAGGACGGCAGGGCGTTCCGGTTCGAGTTCCTGATCCCCTCCGGGCGGCGGTTCGCCGAGCGGCTCGCGAGCATCTTGAAGGAAGACCTGAAGAAGGTCGGGATCGACATGGAGATCCGAAAGATCGAATGGGCCGTGTTCATCAAGAACCTGGACGATCGTCAGTTCGACGCGGTGACCCTCTCCTGGACCTTCGGCATCGACCAGGACCCTTATCAAGTCTGGCATTCCACCCAGACGGAGAAGGGGTCCAACTTCGTGGGGTTCCAAAACGAAGAAGCGGACCGCCTGATCGAGGAGGGCCGGGTCGAGTTCGACCGGGACAAGCGGGAGGCGATGTACCGGCGCCTCCACGCGATCATCGCGGAGTCCCAGCCCTACACCTTTCTCTTCAGCAGCCCGAACCTCGTGGCCCTGCACAAGCGTTTCGAAAACGTGAAGGTCTACCCGGCGGGGATGGACACGCTGGAGTGGAAGGTGAATAAGGGGTTTGTCGCCGAGCCATGA
- a CDS encoding TlyA family RNA methyltransferase, translating into MKIRADQLLVKKGLAGSRNEAQALILAGEVSSPRGRIEKSGQLLSEDEAIEVKQKLPFVGRGGLKLDHALKEFAIDASGLVCLDVGASTGGFTDCLLQRGAKRVYAVDVGYGQIHDKIRRDPRVVLFERTNFRHIDPSLIPEPVDLAVIDVSFISLSKILPKARASLKVGGRIVALVKPQFELSPQEAGKGVVRSEELREKAVAKVEKEASSLGLAPAGRVWSPIEGAKGNRECLILLGRPHSGRSDG; encoded by the coding sequence ATGAAGATTCGCGCCGATCAGCTTCTGGTGAAGAAGGGATTGGCGGGTTCACGCAATGAGGCCCAGGCCCTGATCCTTGCCGGCGAGGTCTCTTCCCCCAGGGGACGCATCGAAAAATCCGGCCAGCTTCTTTCCGAGGACGAAGCGATCGAGGTGAAGCAGAAACTCCCCTTCGTCGGCCGCGGGGGCTTGAAGCTCGATCACGCCCTGAAGGAATTCGCGATCGACGCCTCGGGGCTCGTTTGCCTCGACGTCGGCGCCTCGACCGGCGGGTTTACGGACTGCCTCCTCCAGCGCGGGGCGAAAAGGGTCTACGCCGTCGACGTCGGTTACGGGCAGATCCACGACAAGATCCGCCGCGATCCGCGCGTCGTCCTTTTCGAGAGGACGAATTTCCGCCACATCGACCCTTCGCTCATTCCGGAGCCCGTCGATCTGGCCGTGATTGACGTCTCGTTCATCTCGCTCTCCAAGATCTTGCCCAAGGCCAGGGCGAGTCTGAAGGTCGGCGGCCGGATCGTTGCCCTGGTCAAACCCCAGTTCGAGCTCTCGCCCCAAGAGGCGGGGAAGGGCGTCGTCCGCTCGGAGGAGCTGCGCGAAAAGGCCGTGGCGAAGGTGGAAAAGGAGGCATCCTCCCTGGGCCTCGCGCCCGCCGGCCGCGTCTGGTCGCCCATCGAGGGGGCCAAGGGAAATCGCGAATGCCTCATTCTTCTGGGGCGTCCGCACAGTGGCCGTTCTGACGGATGA
- a CDS encoding RuBisCO large subunit C-terminal-like domain-containing protein produces MISESDIPGFFAERRDLKLEDYVLLKYVFETGVDPRLAAASLCCEQSTAQWARPGRDEDFRALHGAKVVSLTECGGVRPDAATAKSYEVTIAHPHRNFGPRIPNFLSAAAGEGPFYCPGIHFIKWTDFEFPESFLKQFEGPQFGLPGLRRMSGASGRPFFVGVVKPNIGLKPSGFAEIAYQGWKGGLDIAKDDEMLADADWSPLSERVRRTSEARVRAEKETGEKKIYIANITDEVDSIWRLHDEAVESGANAVMINAIMTGVSALRALRRIARVPVMSHFTGTAVFSRVPNFGVSSLVAAKLQRIAGADIIGLAGFGERMGCADGEVLANIEACLKPWGPILPALPIPGGSDTPETLPKVFSKIGHADFGFICGRGVFGHPQGPAAGAAALREAWSKIKK; encoded by the coding sequence ATGATCTCCGAGAGCGACATCCCCGGATTCTTCGCCGAGCGCCGCGATCTGAAACTCGAGGACTACGTCCTTCTCAAATACGTCTTCGAAACCGGCGTCGACCCCAGGCTCGCCGCCGCCAGCCTGTGCTGCGAGCAAAGCACGGCCCAATGGGCGAGGCCGGGGAGGGACGAGGATTTTCGGGCGTTGCACGGGGCGAAGGTGGTCTCGTTGACCGAATGTGGGGGCGTCAGGCCTGACGCCGCTACGGCGAAATCCTACGAGGTCACCATCGCCCACCCCCACCGCAATTTTGGTCCCCGCATCCCCAATTTCCTCTCCGCGGCCGCGGGGGAGGGGCCTTTTTACTGCCCCGGGATTCACTTCATCAAATGGACGGACTTCGAATTCCCGGAGTCGTTCCTGAAGCAATTTGAAGGCCCGCAGTTCGGTCTTCCGGGACTCCGCCGGATGTCCGGCGCGTCCGGCCGGCCTTTTTTCGTCGGCGTGGTCAAGCCCAACATCGGGCTCAAGCCCTCCGGATTCGCCGAAATCGCCTATCAGGGTTGGAAGGGCGGGCTCGACATCGCCAAGGACGACGAGATGCTCGCGGACGCGGACTGGTCGCCTCTGTCCGAACGGGTGCGCCGGACCTCCGAGGCGAGGGTCCGGGCCGAGAAGGAGACGGGGGAAAAGAAGATCTACATCGCCAACATCACCGACGAGGTCGATTCCATCTGGCGCCTCCATGACGAGGCGGTCGAAAGCGGGGCCAACGCGGTGATGATCAACGCGATCATGACCGGCGTCAGCGCCCTGCGGGCCCTACGGCGGATCGCCAGGGTCCCGGTCATGAGCCATTTCACCGGCACCGCTGTCTTTTCGCGGGTACCGAACTTCGGCGTCAGCTCGCTCGTTGCGGCCAAGCTTCAAAGGATCGCAGGGGCCGACATCATCGGCCTCGCGGGTTTCGGCGAGAGGATGGGATGCGCGGACGGGGAGGTCCTGGCCAACATCGAGGCCTGCCTCAAGCCCTGGGGACCGATCCTTCCGGCCCTCCCGATCCCGGGGGGGAGCGATACCCCCGAGACGTTGCCGAAGGTATTTTCCAAGATCGGCCACGCTGACTTCGGCTTCATCTGCGGCCGCGGCGTCTTTGGCCACCCGCAGGGACCCGCGGCGGGGGCCGCGGCGCTCCGCGAGGCCTGGTCCAAGATCAAAAAATGA
- a CDS encoding secondary thiamine-phosphate synthase enzyme YjbQ, giving the protein MPLKQTAITLKSERPLQIHDLTEAVRRFTAESGVRDGLLIAASRHTTMGVVINEKCEFLERDMIRFLEKLVPAQADYEHNRHAVDGRPNAHSHLLSLVIPSELTLVIAGGELQLGTWQSVFAVELDGPRPTRKIHLTVFSA; this is encoded by the coding sequence ATGCCCCTGAAGCAAACCGCCATCACCCTCAAAAGCGAACGCCCCCTGCAGATCCATGATCTGACGGAGGCGGTCCGCCGATTCACCGCCGAAAGTGGCGTCCGGGACGGGCTCTTGATCGCGGCCAGCCGGCACACGACGATGGGCGTCGTGATCAACGAAAAGTGCGAGTTTTTGGAGAGGGACATGATCCGATTCCTGGAAAAACTCGTCCCCGCCCAGGCCGACTACGAGCACAACCGGCACGCGGTCGACGGCCGGCCGAACGCGCACAGCCATTTGCTGTCGCTCGTGATTCCCAGCGAGTTGACGCTCGTGATCGCCGGCGGCGAGCTCCAGCTCGGCACGTGGCAGTCCGTTTTCGCCGTCGAGCTCGACGGGCCCCGGCCCACGCGCAAAATCCACCTCACGGTCTTTTCCGCATGA
- the xseA gene encoding exodeoxyribonuclease VII large subunit has product MQVYSVSEITRGIKALLEDQFSDVWIEGEISNFKPASSGHFYFSLKDEQSQIRAVMFRGSNLKLKFRPENGLHVLAFGRVSVYEPRGEYQVILDHLEPKGAGALQLAFEQLKKKLEDEGLFDEARKRPIPFLPSRIGIVTSPTGAVIRDMIHVLTRRCPNVRILLDPVSVQGDGAASEIAAAVRRMGARGDVDVLIVARGGGSMEDLWAFNEEAVARAIAECPIPVISAVGHETDFTIADFTADMRAPTPSAAAELAVPVKEDLLEGLEAKGRRLRQSIDQTIENLRLHLKRWEAFFRDPGRRLAELLLRLDHSRERLTGLVEHRIEMAREGLKGVQKHLASLNPLAILERGYAVVTPEGGSHPLRRAGEVRDGDRLKIRLYEGDLSAVASRPRGNGKT; this is encoded by the coding sequence ATGCAAGTCTATTCCGTTTCCGAGATCACGCGGGGCATCAAGGCCCTCCTCGAGGATCAATTCTCCGACGTCTGGATCGAGGGGGAGATCTCCAATTTCAAGCCCGCCTCCTCCGGGCACTTCTATTTCAGCCTGAAAGACGAGCAATCGCAGATCCGCGCCGTGATGTTCCGCGGGTCGAACCTGAAACTCAAGTTCCGCCCCGAAAACGGCCTGCACGTGCTCGCCTTCGGCCGGGTCAGCGTCTATGAGCCTCGCGGCGAGTATCAAGTCATTCTCGACCACCTGGAGCCGAAGGGCGCGGGTGCCCTTCAGCTCGCCTTCGAACAGTTGAAGAAGAAGCTCGAAGACGAAGGCCTCTTCGACGAGGCCCGCAAGAGGCCGATCCCGTTTCTGCCTTCGAGGATCGGCATCGTCACGTCGCCCACGGGAGCGGTCATCCGCGACATGATCCACGTCCTGACGCGCCGGTGTCCCAACGTCCGGATCCTTCTCGACCCGGTTTCCGTTCAAGGAGACGGGGCGGCGTCCGAAATCGCCGCGGCCGTCCGCCGGATGGGGGCGCGAGGGGACGTGGACGTCCTGATCGTCGCCCGCGGGGGCGGGTCCATGGAGGATTTGTGGGCGTTTAATGAGGAGGCCGTCGCGAGGGCGATCGCGGAGTGTCCCATTCCCGTCATCTCCGCCGTCGGCCACGAGACGGACTTCACCATCGCCGATTTCACGGCGGACATGCGCGCCCCGACGCCCTCCGCGGCGGCGGAACTCGCGGTGCCCGTCAAGGAAGACCTCTTGGAGGGGCTGGAAGCGAAAGGCCGGCGCCTCAGGCAGTCGATCGACCAGACGATCGAAAACTTGAGGCTGCATCTCAAGAGATGGGAGGCCTTCTTCCGCGACCCCGGCCGGCGGCTCGCCGAGCTTCTCCTGCGGCTCGACCATTCGCGGGAGCGCCTGACGGGCCTCGTGGAGCACCGGATTGAGATGGCGCGGGAGGGGCTCAAGGGCGTTCAGAAGCACCTGGCCTCGCTCAATCCCCTGGCGATCTTGGAGCGCGGGTACGCGGTGGTGACACCCGAGGGGGGCTCGCATCCGCTGCGCCGCGCCGGGGAGGTCCGGGACGGCGACCGCCTCAAAATCCGCCTTTACGAGGGCGATCTGTCTGCAGTAGCGTCCCGGCCTCGTGGCAACGGCAAAACCTGA